The following is a genomic window from Acidimicrobiia bacterium.
CGCGCCGGCGCCCAGGTGTGGGTGAACGACCTCGCCCCCGAGCGGGCCGACGGCGTGTGCGCCGAGATCGAGACCGAGGGGGGGACGGCCCGCCCGGTGGTCGCCGACGTCTGCGACGGCGACGCCGTCGCCGCCATGTACGCGACGACCGGCGCCCTCGACATCCTCGTCAACAACGCCGGCAGCGGGGTGCGCTCCTGGGGGGAGGGCCAGCGGCTGATCCCGTTCGTCGAATCGGGCCCGGCCGACTGGGACCCCGTCATTCGCGTCAACCTGGCCGGCGTGCTCCACGTCACCCGGGCCTTCCTGCCCGCCATGCTCGAGCGCCGGTGGGGCCGGGTGCTCGTGATCGTCTCGGACGCCGGGCGGCGCGGCGAGCGCCGCCAGGTCGTCTACGGCGCGGCGAAGGCGGCGGCGATGGGGTTCGTGCGCGGGCTGGCCGCCGAGGTGGGGCGGGACGGCGTCACCGTCAACTGCATCTCCCTCGGGTCGATGAAGCACGCCACGCTTGCCGACGCTGTCGAGGCCGACCCCGGCCTCGAGGCCAAGCTGGCCCGGAACTACCCGGTGGGCCGCCTCGGACGGGTCGAGGACCCCGCCCCGCTGGCCGTGCTCCTCTGCAGCGACGCCGCCGAGTGGATCACGGGCCAGGTGTACCCGGTCGACGGGGGCTACGCCCCCGCCCTCTAGTCCCGGTGGCCCGTGCGGCCCCTGTGTCCGCTGGCGTTTTTGGGGCTGGTGTTAGCGTGACCCGGTGGCGTCCCGCACCACCACCCGGACGTGGGGCCGCCGCGCCGCCCCGGCGCGCGCCCATCGCGCCG
Proteins encoded in this region:
- a CDS encoding SDR family oxidoreductase, giving the protein MTIRDWSNFIGGRVALVTGAGAGIGRAIAIQMARAGAQVWVNDLAPERADGVCAEIETEGGTARPVVADVCDGDAVAAMYATTGALDILVNNAGSGVRSWGEGQRLIPFVESGPADWDPVIRVNLAGVLHVTRAFLPAMLERRWGRVLVIVSDAGRRGERRQVVYGAAKAAAMGFVRGLAAEVGRDGVTVNCISLGSMKHATLADAVEADPGLEAKLARNYPVGRLGRVEDPAPLAVLLCSDAAEWITGQVYPVDGGYAPAL